GTCTGCGATCGTATCATCGTGCTCCGGCGTGGCTCAAAAGTGGCCGACAAGGAAACCGCGACGACCTCGCCGGAGCAGATCACCGGCCTGATTACGGGGGCGATCCGTGAAGCCTAGTTCTGCCAAAGTGATAGAAGAAACACACGCCGCAATCAGTGACGTCGTCAGCATTCGCGAGCAGACGACCTTCCAGCGCCTGGTGACCAATCAGGCATTCTGGGTCGCAGCCGCACTTCTGGTTCTGGTGATCTTCATGACCTGGCTGGAGCCGAGCTTCGGCACAGCCGACAACGTAACGAACATCACGCGCAACTTCGCTCCGCTGGCGATCATGAGCCTCGGCATGACTGTGGTCATCATCACCGGGGGCATCGATCTGTCCGTCGGCTCGGTGATGGGACTCGTTGCCATCGTCACCGGGTTGCTGCTGACCTGGCATTATTCCTGGTACGTCGCCTTCGCAGCCGGACTCCTCGCGGGACTGGCGTGTGGGGCCTTCAACGGCTTCTTCGTTGCCTATGTTGGCATGCCGTCCTTCGTCGTGACGCTCGGGATGCTGTCGATCGCGCGCTCGCTGGCCGTCGTGCTGTCCGGCAACCAGATGCTGTACCAGTTTGGTCCGGATGCGCCGATCGTCAGGGCGATCGGCCAGGCGAAATGGCCGCTCCATGCGCCAGCTGGCTGGGCGCCACGTTGGATTGCGGAGCTCTCGTCCCATTTCTGGGTGATGCTGATCCTCGCCCTCATTCTCGGCGCCGTCTTCATGTTCACGGCCTGGGCGCGACACCTCTATGCGATCGGCTCCAACGAGAGCGCCGCGCGCCTGACCGGCGTGCCGGTCGACTGGATCAAGTTTCAAGCCTACGTGTTTTCGTCTTTCACGGCCTCCGTCGCCTCGCTGCTGCTCCTCGGCTACAGCGGCTCAGCAATCAACGCGATGGGGACGGGCTACGAGCTCCGTGTGATCGCCGGCACGGTCATCGGCGGCGCCAACCTCATGGGCGGCTATGGAACCGCCTTCGGCGCCGTCATCGGCTCGGCGTTCCTCGAGGTGATCCGTAATGCGCTTCTGATGGCCGGCATCGATTCGAATTGGCAGGGCGCCTTCGTTGGTATGTTCATCGTCATTGCCGTGCTTGTCGGCATGCAGACGAGTGGAACGTCGCTTCTTGCTACGATCCGCGAGTGGGTTGTCTGGAAGCGTAGTTAGGAATCCGATGGAAGTAGGATCGGAGACTTGGAATCAACAAAAAGGGAGGAGAAACGTGCATAAGCATCTATTGATGGCCGCCGTGGCGTTTTCAGCGCTGATGGGTGGACAGGCCTGCGCGCAGCAGAAGTTTACCTTTGCGCTCGTTCCCAAGAACATGAACAATCCGTTCTTCGATCAGGCGCGGGACGGCTGCAAGAAGGCGGAAGCCGAGTCCAAGGGCGCCTTCCAGTGCATGTATATCGGCCCCGGAGAGCATGGCGGCGGCGAGGAGCAGGTGCAGATCGTGCAGGACCTCGTGGCCAAGAAGGTGGACGGCATTGCCGTGGCACCGGCCAACGCGGCAGCGATGGCCGTTGCGCTGCAGGCCGCCAAGGGCGCGGGCATCCCCGTGTTGACCTGGGACTCCGACGTTCTCCCCGAGAACAAGGATCTGCGCCTCGCCTATATTGGCACGCACAACTACGAGATCGGCGTCAACATCGCCAAGATCGTGCAGACCATCAAGCCGAAGGGCGGCACGATCTGCATCCAGTCCGGCGGCGCCGCGGCAGCCAACCACAACGAGCGCATGAAGGGCATCCGTGACACGCTGGCCGGCAAGGAGTCTGCCCAATCGCCCGGGGAACGGCTGACCGGACAGAATGGCTGGAAGGAGATCGACGGCTGCCCGCTCTACACCAACGACGATTTCCCTCTGTCGGTGCAGCAATTCCAGGACATCATGGCAAAGAATCCGTCCCTGGACGCGTTCACGCCGACGGGCGGCTTCCCGCAATTCGTGCCGGACGCTAACCGCGCTGCGGTCGCGCCCTTCAAGGACAAGATAGCCAAGAAGGACTTGGCATTGGTTGTTGCCGACACGCTGCCGGTTCAGATCGATCAGATGAAGGAGGGGCTGTCGCTCGGCCAGGTCGGACAGCGTCCGTTCGAGATGGGCTACAAGACCATGTTCGCTTTGAAGGACGTCAAGGAAGGCAAGGCTGCGCCTAAAGATCCGACCTATACCGGCCTCGACGTCTGCACATCCAAGAATGTCGATACCTGCATCGCCAAGTAGTCCGTTCGTGACGGCAGCGGGCTAGAGAGCCTGGCCCGCTGACCTTCCACAACGATGCGGCGGCGCGCCGTCTATCGCGCTCGATGACTCGAATTGCCGAGTTGGGCCGGTGGGGCGATCGAGTGACGCGAGGCAAAATCGACCAAAGCGGTTCGCGTGGCGCTACCCGGCTCCAGCAATTCCTTGTGCGTGCCGAACAGGGTCACCGCGACCTCGATCTCTCCCTGCCAGTTCGTGATTGCGGACGAAATCGCGCTCAAGCCCGGAATGAAACGTCCGTCAACATAGGCGACACGCTCGCGGCGGATTTTCGTCGTCAATGCTTCGACACTTGTCGCGTCGGGATTGAGATCCGGCCAGCTCACGCCAGTGGTCGCCGCTCGCTCGAGTTCGTGGTGCATCCGAGCCGCCAGTTGCGGGTAGGGCAGGTACGCGAGGAAGATGCGTCCGGTCGCGGAGTCCAATAACGGAAAGGTGCTGCCAAGACCGATCGACGTCGTCGTCAGATTGGGACCTCTCTCCAGCCTGACGACCGTCGGGCCATTGTGGCTCCAGACCGCAAGCAACGCGGCCTGACCCGTCGCCGCGGCCAATTCCTCGAGCTCGTCGGACGCTCGGACGACGAAGTTGTTCCGGCTGATTGCCGCAACGCCCAGCTCTGCCGCTTCGCGTCCCAGGTCATAGCGGCCGGAACGCTCCTTCTGTACGGCAAGGCCCGCATGAATGAAGCTCGCGAGATAGCGGTGGACTTTGCTTGGAGGCATTCCCGCTTCGCGCGCGATATCCGATAGCGCCGCCGGCCCATCGAAGGAGCGCAGGACTCGGAGAACCGAAAGCGCGGCGTCGAGAGCCTGGATGCCACCGGGAGCCGTCCCGCCGCCCTCTTCGCCAGTGTCTTTCGCAGGCTTGCGCTTCATTTCAACAGTTCCCTGAACTCGGGCGGCACGTTCGCGCCGCGAAGTTCACCCGTATCCGTGAGCGAGGCCCAGGCGCGCTGTTCGAAGCCGCCGGCGACCTGCACGTTTCCCACCGACAGCTTGTAGTCGATTCGAAACCGCCGCTCCCGCCACTCCGCCACTTCCGCGCGCACCACCAGCTCATCGTCGTAGCGGGCAGGCCCGATAAACTGGGCAGCGACATTGACGAGCGGCGTGACGCTGTTGAAGCGCCGCCGCAGCTCGCGTTGGCTCAATCCATGCCTGCGCAGCCAGCGCTGATAGGTGCAGTCAAGCCAATAGAAGTAGTTGGGATAAAAGACGATTCCAGCCTCGTCGCAATCGCCCCACTCGATCGTAAAAGCTGTTTCGAACATCCGAAATCCTCCCGTCGTTTGGCACCAGGCCCGCACCTTAGCCATGCCGCTAGGTTTGCATATAATAAAAATCATTCCACAACATGTAAGACAATATTGCATTTCCAGAAATGATTTGCATAATACGCAAATACGGGCGGCAAGCAAAAGTAACAGGGAAGGAAGGTCATGCGGCTCAGTCGCATCGCTGTGCTGGGGGGAGGTCCTGCGGGGCTATACTTCGGCTACCTATGGAAACGCCGGCATCCCGAGGATCAGGTCGACGTCTTCGAGCAGAATCCCGAAGGGGCCACCTGGGGATTCGGAGTCGTCTTCTCTGACAAGGCGCTCGACTTCCTGCGCGCCGATGATCCAGAAACAGCGGACGCCGTCTCGGCCGGCATGGAGACATGGCGCGATATCACGCTCGTTCATCGCGGCGAGCGCATCGTACTCGACGGCGTCGGCTTCTCCGCGGTCGGGCGGCTCGACTTCATCACGCAGCTGACCGAGCGCGCACGATCCGCTGGCGCCAATCTCCGGTTCGGCTCGCCCGTGCGCTCCGTCGACGAGCTGGCAGGATACGATCTGATCGTGGCTGCCGATGGCGTGAACTCGCTGGTCCGAAGGGCCTACGAGGGCGACTTCAAGACCTCCCTTTCCTACGACGACAACAAGTTCGCCTGGTACGGAACCACGAAACGCTTCGAGACGCTGACGCAGACTTTCGTCGAAACCGAGCTCGGCAGCTTCAACGCCCATCATTACCGGTACTCTCCGACGATGAGCACGTTCATCGTCGAGTGCGATCGCGCGACCTGGCTGCGCGCCGGCTTTGCGGAGAAGACTGAGGAAGAGGGCAGGGCGATTTGCGAGAAGGTGTTCGCCGACACGCTCGAGGGGCATCCACTCGTCAACAATAAGTCGATCTGGCGGAATTTCCCCTGGTTGTGGAACGATCGCTGGTCCCACCGCAACATGGTGCTCGTCGGCGACGCGCTCCACACCGCGCACTTCTCGATCGGATCGGGCACGCGCCTCGCGCTCGAGGACGTCATCGCCCTCGTCAATGCCCTGGACAATGAACCACGTGATCTCCGCCGTGCGCTGGAGGCTTACGAGACCGCACGCCGCCCCGTAGTGGAAAAGCTGGTCAAGGCCGCAAGAACGAGTGCGGCCTGGTACGAGCGCTTTGCAGCGCACATGAAGCTGGCGCCACTGGATCTTGGCTATAGCTACATCACCCGCTCTGGCCGGATCGACGACAGTCAGCTCCGCGCAATGTCGCCGCGCTTCATGGCGCGTCACGACGCGAATTCATTGACCTCCATCAATTCGCGATAGCGAGGAACTCTCTCATGACGGACGGAATGGATCTGATTCTTATGGAATCGATCGTGGATCACGTCTCCGACGATGCTCCCGGGGCGCAGGAGATCGGTTTCGAAATTCCCGAGTGCTACAACGCCAGCGAAATCCTGTTCGACAACCTGAAGGCGGGGCGTGCCGACAAGGTTGCCGTCTACGCCGCTGCCGGCAACACCAGCTATGGCGAGCTGTGCGTCAGCGCCGCCAGGGCCGGAAACGGCCTCAGCTCGCTCGGACTTGCCGCGGGCGATCGTGTGCTACTTCTGCTCAACGATACCGCAGCCTATCCCGCGGTGTTCTTTGGGGCGATCCGCGCCGGCTTCGTGCCGATGTTGATCAACACTCTTTCGCCGAGGGACCTCATCGGCTTCTACCTTCGGGATTCGGCTGCGCCGGTCGCGATCGTCGACGCCGAGTACGCTTCCCTGTTCGACCAGGAAACCACCGCGGGAACGCGGTTGCGCACGCTCATCGTTCTCAACGGCGACGCCGCGTGTGAGCCGTCCTCGATCAATGTGCTGAATGGCGATCATTGGTTCGACCGGTTTCCATCCGAGTTGGAGGCCGCACCCACGCGCCGCGACGACATGGCGTTCTGGATGTACAGCTCGGGCAGCACCGGCCGGCCGAAGGGCATCGTGCATCTGCAGCACGACATGGCCTACACGGCCGAGAGCTTCGGCCGTCATATCCTGGCAATCGAAGAGAACGACATCTGCTTCTCCGTACCGAAGATCTTTTTCGCCTATGGCTTCGGGAATTCGATCACGTTTCCGTTCTCGGTCGGCGCAAGCACGGTCCTTCTCGCCGGTCGGCCCGAGCCGGGTGCCGTTCTCGACCTGATCGAGCGGTTCAAGCCGACGCTCTTCTTCGGCCTGCCGACGCTCTACAACGCGCTGCTCCACCATCCGCGTATCGAGTCTGCCGACCTGTCGAGCGTGCGTCTGTGCCTGTCAGCAGCAGAGGTGTTGTCGCAGGACATTTTCACCGACTGGAAGCGACGTTTCGGACTCGAGATCGTCGAAGGGCTCGGATCGACCGAGGTCCTGCACATCTATCTTTCGAATACGCACGCGCAGAAGAAGACCGGAACCGCAGGCAAGCGCGTTCCCGGATACGAGATCCGGCTGACCACGCCCGAAGGCGAGCCCGTCGTCCAAGGCCAAGAAGGCGTCATGTGGATACGCGGTCACTCCAACGCACCTTGCTACTGGAACAGGCCGGACAAGACCGCGCAGACTATGCGCGAGGAGGGGTGGATCTGGACCGGCGACAGGCTCGTCGAGGACGCCGACGGATTCTTCACGTTCGTCGGTCGCGTCGACGACCTCATCAAGGTGAGCGGCCAATGGATCTACCCGCTCGAGATCGAGCTCTGCCTGTTGCAGCATTCGGCAATCCGGGAATGCGCGGTCCTCGGACTGGAGCTGCCCGATCGTCGCATGACGACGAAGGCGTTCGTCATCCTTCGGGACGGTCATGCGGCCAGTGAAACGCTCACGCGTGAGCTGCAGGATTACGTCAAGTCGAAACTGCTCCCCTACAAATATCCGCGCCTGATCGAATACCGGTCCGAATTGCCGAAGACCGGAACGGGCAAGATCGATCGTCAGCAACTGCGCAATGCGCCATTGGACGCATGAGCGCGCCTGCTCTCCAACCGCATTGTCACCGGCCTAGAAACCCAAGCTCACTGGAGTTCGTGATGTCCACTGCGAAGACCATCGACGTGACCGAAATCATCGAACAGGCGCGGTTCGGACGCCTCCAGTTCCTGATTCTCGTTCTCTGCGGGTGGATTGCCATGCTCGACGGCTTCGACACGCAGGCGATCGCCTATGTCGCGCCCGTCACCGCCGAGCAATGGGGGATCGCGATGGCCGGCTTCGGTCCGATCTTCGGTGCGGGCCTTGCCGGCCTCACGGTCGGCGCCTTTGTCCTGAGCCCCGCGGCCGATCGGTTCGGCCGAAAGAACGTGATTCTGCTCTCCGTGCTGCTGTTCGGCATTTTCGCGCTCGTCACTGCGCGCGCCACCACGCTGAGCGAACTCCTGGTCTATCGCTTCCTGACGGGCATCGGCCTCGGCGGCGCCATGCCCAATATCATCGCGCTGACCAGCGAATATGCGCCGAAGCGGATGCGCGCGCTGCTCATCGCCATCATGTTCTGCGGCTTTCCGCTGGGCTCGACGATCGGCGGCGTGATCAGCGCGCCTCTCATCGGCGCGCTTGGTTGGCACTCGGTCTTCGTCTTGGGAGGCATGCTTCCGCTGGTGACTTTGATCGCTCTGTCCATCTGGCTGCCCGAATCGATCCGCTTTCTGGTGACGCGCGGCGTCTCCGGCGAGCGGATCGCAAACCTGCTCGCAAGGCTCGACCCGGCCGCCTCCCAGGCGGCGGCAAGCCGCTATGTCATGCCTCCCGCGCAAGCGTCAGGCTTTCCGGTGGCGAAGCTTCTTGCCGAAGGCCGCGCATCCATGACGCTGCTGCTCTGGGTCGCATTCTTCATGAACCTGCTCGTCATGTACTTTCTCGTGAACTGGATGCCCTCGCTGCTCAAGGCGAGTGGCCTGCCGCTCAACATCGCGATCCTCTCGACGGCGGTGTTGAACGCCGGAGGCGTCGTGGGCGCGATCGTTCTCGGCCGCTTCGTCGATCGGCTCGACCCGTATCTGGTGCTCGGCGGCGCCTATTCCGCCTCCGCGCTCTTCATCGCCGGCATCGCATTCGGATCGGCCAATGTCTGGACCCTGATGATCTCCACCTTCCTCGCGGGATTCGGCGTGGTGGGTGCGCAGATCGGCATGAACGCGCTTGCAGCCAGCCTCTATCCGACCGAGATCCGATCCACCGGCGTGGGCTGGGCGCTGGGCGTGGGCCGCATCGGGTCGATCATCGGCCCGGTCGCGGGAGGCATTCTGCTCGGCTTCGGGTGGACTGCGCAGTCCGTCGTGCTGACGGCGGCGGTCCCGGCGCTGCTGGCGGGACTGGCGGTGATCGGGCTGCGCAGACGAGAGCCATCGCTCAAGCTCGTGCCGTCAACCGCGACGCTTCATCATTGACAGCGAGGCAGACAATGTCCCAACAAGCAATCATGGCGCCCACGGCCGACACGCCGGAGCGGCGTGCCTTCTACGACAAGATCGACAAGAAGAACTTGACGGCCCTGTGGCTGTCGCTGGCCGATCTCGTGACTGCCGAGCCGAGGAGCGCCTGTCGAGCAGCCTCGTGGCGCTTCCAGGACATCCGCGCGTACATGCTTGAGGCCGGTGGTCTCATTACGGCAAAGGAGGCCGAGCGGCGCGTTCTGGTGCTGGAAAACCCGGGCCTCCGCGGACAGTCCAAGATCACCACCGATCTCTATGCCGGTGTGCAACTCGTCATGCCGGGTGAGGTCGCGCCGGCCCACCGCCATACCCAATCGGCGCTACGCTTCATCCTGGAGGGCGAAGGCGCCTACACGGCCGTGAACGGCGAGCGTACGATCATGCACGAGGGGGATTTCATCATTACGCCGCCATGGGCCTGGCACGACCACGGCAATCCCAGTCCCGATCCGGTCTTCTGGCTGGACGGTCTCGACATCCCGGTCATTCAGATGCTGGATGCATCATTTGCAGAACATCTCGATGTAGACGAACAACCGATCACCCGGCCGGTTGGCGACAGTGACGCCCGCTATGGTCATAACCTCCTTCCCGTCGATCACAGGGGAGGCGGTGGCACGTCGCCGGTGTTCAATTATCCCTATGCGCGAACGCGCGAGGCGCTCGAACGCTTGCGCCGCGCCGCTGCCTGGGACCCATGCCACGGCCTCAAGATGCGCTACACCAACCCGATCACGGGCAATCATGCCATGGCCACCATGGCGACCTTCATCCAGCTCCTGCCGAAAAATTTCGCAACCGCGACTTACCGTTCGACCGACGCGACGGTTTTCGTGCCGATCGAGGGCAAGGGCCGCAGCGTCGTCTCGCCACGATCCGGCGAGGACATTGTGATCGAGTGGAGCAAGCGGGATGTCTTCGTGGTCCCCTCCTGGCATCGCGTGCGTCATGAAGCGCTCGACGGCGACGCAGTGATTTTCTCTTATTCGGATCGGCCCATTCAGGAAGCGCTACATTTGTTCCGGGAGGATCGCGGCAATGCGTGACGACATGACCAGCCCTGATTTTGTTCTGCCCCCGCCGCCGCATGCCTCGGTCGCGGTCCACAACTCGACGGCGCGCTTTCCGGTACGCCGCATCATCTGCGTCGGCCGCAACTACGCGGCTCATGCGCGCGAGATGGGACGCGATCCTGACCGCGAGCCGCCGTTCTTCTTCATGAAGCCCGCGGATACCGTTGTGGATGACGGCACGACCGTTCCCTATCCGCCGCAGACGAAGAACTTCCACTATGAGATCGAGTTGATCGTCGCGATCGGGCAGGGCGGGGCCGATATCCCGCTCCAACGTGCGCTCGATCACGTCTGGGGCTACGGCGTCGGCATCGATCTGACCCGTCGCGATCTTCAGCTCCAGGCCCGTGAGCAGGGCCGTCCCTGGGACTGGGGCAAGGGTTTTGACCTCTCGGCGCCGATCGCCCCGCTGCGACCGGTCTCGGCAGTCGGCCATCCAAATGCCGGGCGCATCTGGCTTGCCGTCGACGACGTCATCAAACAGGACTCCGACATCTCGAAGCTGATCTGGCCCGTGCCCGACATCATCTCGATCTGCTCGCAGTCGATGGCACTCAAATCCGGCGACATCATCATGACGGGTACACCAGAGGGCGTCGGGCCGGTGCAGCGCGGGGAAGTCATGACTGGCGGGATCGAAGGGCTCGGCGAAATCAGGATATCGGTCGAATAGATCGGTTGGTGTTGGCCAGCCAGCAAAAGAAGCACTGCGCCGAATGTAGCTTTCGGCGCGGTGCACCAGCTGTGACTTCGCTACTATCTCTTCAAGTTTTTCAATGAATTAGAAGCGGTCGCGCCGCCTTGCGGTTTCGCACGGCAGTGATCGGAGGCGTGTTGCCCGCCGAATGAAATGCGCGCGTGACGATCGCCGCGAATTGCTTGCCGTCGCCCCGCATTCCAACCCTGCGCAACGACGATTGACAATCAATTATTACATGTCTAAAAATATGCAAATTCATATAATTTGAGATGCCTGAATGGACACGCATCCGCTCAAGCTCAAGGTGCAGTCGGTCGTTGCGGAGACGTCGGTCATTCGCAGCCTTGTGTTCGGCGTGGAGGGCGGTGCTGTCCCACAATGGCAAGCGGGCGCGCACATCCGCGTGTTGCTGCCGAACGGGCAAGACCGGCCGTATTCTCTGATGGCTTTGCCGGGCCTGCCTGGAGACACCGTCGCGCTCGGGGTGTTGCGCGAGGAGATGTCGACCGGCGGCTCGCAGTTCATGCATGCGCTGAAGACCGGCGACATCGTGAGAGCGACCGCGCCGGTCAACAATTTCCGTCTGCAAGAGGGAGCCTCGCCGGCGCTGCTGCTGGCCGGCGGCATCGGCGTCACGCCGATTCTGTCCATGGCCGCGGAGCTGAACGCGCGGGAAGTTCCATACCGCCTGCACTACGCCGGACGAACGCCGGGGCGGCTGGGCTTCCTGCCGCAGTTGCGGGCGATCTGTCCAAAGGGCTTGTCCGTTCATTACGACAGCGACGAGTCGCGCCTGGACATCGCGGCGGCGCTTGGCGATGCGCCCGCAGACGCCCACGTCTATGTCTGCGGCCCTGCCGGCATGATCGACGCGGTGAAGGCGGGCGCCCTCGCCATTGGCATCCCGGCAGATCGTATCCATTTCGAGCTGTTCAAGACCGAGCAACCCGGCTCTCCCAACAGGCCATTCGAGGTGGAGCTCAAGTCGACAGGGCAGATCATCACGGTTGCGACCGATCAGAGCATCATCCAGGCGCTGGAAGCGGCGGGGCTCGATGTTCTCTACGACTGCCAGCGGGGCGATTGCGGCATCTGTCAGTGCGGCGTGATCGCAGGCGTGCCCGATCATCGCGACGTCATTCTCAGCGACGACGAGAAGGCGTCCAACAAGGTCATGCAGATCTGCGTGTCGCGTGCGAAATCGGAACGGCTCGTATTGGATCTCTGAGGGGGCAAGGGACGCCATGGCGAAATACGGAAACAATTCTCGCGCGATCGAGGCGCTGGTGCGCGAGGCCGAGGTGCACCGCGACGTCTATGTCGATCCTGAAATCTTCGAGCTCGAGATGGAGCATCTGTTCCCGAATAGCTGGATCTATGTCGGGCATGCCAGCCAGTTGTCGAAGCCCGGCGATTTCATCACCGCCAATATTGGCCGGCAGCCGGTGATGGCGAGCCGCCATGGCGACGGCTCCATCCACCTTTTCTACAATCGTTGTCCGCACAAGGGCGTGAAGATTGCCTCCGAACCCTGCGGCAATACCGGTAAATTTTTCCGCTGTCCCTATCATGCCTGGTCATTCAGGACCGACGGATCGCTGCTCGCGATCCCCCTGAAGAAGGGTTATGAGAACACCGGCTTCGCCGAGACCCAGGCGAACGAGGGGCTGTCGAAGATCAAGAACGTCGTCATCTATCGCGATTTCATCTTCGCGCGCCTGAGCGAAAGCGGTGTCTCCTTCGAGGACTATTTTGGCGAGAGCCTTTCGACGATCGACAACATGGTCGACCGGTCGCCGGAGGGGAAGCTGGCGGTCGAGGCCGCGCCGATCCGTTACATGCACACCTGCAATTGGAAGATGCTGGTCGAGAACCAGACCGATACCTGCCATCCCATGGTGGCGCATGAGAGCTCGGCCGGCACCGCCGTCAAGGTCTGGAGGCTTGAGCACGGCGACTCCACGGAGACGCCGATGGCAGTGCAGCTCTATGGGCCCTTCATGAGCCCGTATGAGTTCTACGAGCAGAGCGGCATCCGGATCTGGCCCAACGGCCATGGCCACACCGGTGTCGCCAATTCCATCCATTCCAACTATTCGGACATCGAAGGTTATCTCGCCCGGATGGTTGCAGCCTATGGCGAGAAGCGGGCGCACGAGATCCTGGGAGAGGTCCGGCACAACACCGTCTACTTCCCGAACATCATGGTCAAGGGCGCCGTCCAGATCCTGCGCAACTTCATTCCTATCGCGGTGGACAAGACGCTGGTCGAGAGCTGGGTCTATCGCCTAGTCGGTGCGCCCGACAAGCTCTATGAACGTGCGCTCATGTACAACCGCTTCATCAACGCGCCGACCTCGATCGTCGGGCATGACGATCTCGAGATGTATGAGCGGGCCCAGGAGGGGCTGAAGTCCAACGGCAATCAATGGGTCAATCTGCGCCGGCTCTACGAGAGCAATGAAGAGCAGGATGTTACTGCAGTCATCAATGGCACGTCGGAGCGCCAGATGCGGAACCAGTTTCATGCCTGGGCCAAATTCATAACCATGGACATGGATCAGCGCGTCGAGGCCGCGGAATGATCGACGAGAAAACCATCGCGGACTTCATCTATCGGGAGGCTGAGCTGCTCGACACCATGCAGTGGCAGGCGTGGCTTGATCTGTTTCACCAGGAGGGGCGCTACTGGATGCCCCTGGAATGGCAACAGCAGGATCCGGTGCTCCAGCCGTCATTGATGTACGAGGATCTGCTCCTGCTCAAGGTGCGCGTCGAGCGGCTGGCCGGCGAACGCACCTTCAGCCAGAAGCCGAAGAGCCGCTGCCACCACCTGCTCCAGGCGCCGCGGATCGTCGCATGCGACGAGGCTGCCGGCGTGTTCAAGACGCGGACCTCTTACATCTACACCGAGACGCGCGGCGATATGCTGGAGCGTTATTCGGGGTGGGCGTCGCACGAGCTTGTGCGGTCCGGCGATGGCCTCAAGATTAAGCTCAAGCGCGTCGATCTCGTCAATTTCGACGCACCGTTCGGCAACATCCAGCTCTTCATGTGAGTACGCCTTGACCGCTGCGACCACAGTCCATGCCCGCTTCCGCGAGATCGCGCTCCGCCGGGGGGAGGCCGGCTTTCTCAACGTGTTGCCCGAGACGGCCGACATCTACGGCATCGCGGCCGGCGAGATCTCGTATCGCACCATGCTCGAACGGGTGGAGCGTCGGCGAACGGCGTTTGCCGGCCGCGGCTATGGCGAAGGCCATCGGGTCGGGCTGCTGCTCCAGAACAGGCCGGTCTTCGTCGAGCTGTGGTTCGCGCTGAATGCGCTGGGTGTTTCCGTGGTGCCGATCAATCCGGATTTGCGGATCAGCGAGCTCGAATACATCATCGCGCATTCCGAAATGAATGCGGCCTTCGTCCTCGCCGAGCGGCGCGACGAGGTCGAGACGGCAGCGCACCAGGCCGGGCGGCCGATTCCCGTGGTGACCGACAGCGGCGAGATTCCAGCACCGTTCGGCGGCGCGCGGCCGACAAATGCAGGCGACGGCTCGACCGAATGCGCGCTGCTTTATACGTCGGGGACGACCGGCCAGCCCAAGGGCTGCGTGCTCACCAACACCTATTTCCTGCATTCCGGAAACTGGTATCGCGATGTCGGCGGGCTGATCGATCTCAGAAGCGAGGGCGAGCGGATGATCACGCCGCTGCCGCTGTTCCACATGAACGCGAT
This genomic interval from Bradyrhizobium sp. CB82 contains the following:
- a CDS encoding ABC transporter permease — translated: MKPSSAKVIEETHAAISDVVSIREQTTFQRLVTNQAFWVAAALLVLVIFMTWLEPSFGTADNVTNITRNFAPLAIMSLGMTVVIITGGIDLSVGSVMGLVAIVTGLLLTWHYSWYVAFAAGLLAGLACGAFNGFFVAYVGMPSFVVTLGMLSIARSLAVVLSGNQMLYQFGPDAPIVRAIGQAKWPLHAPAGWAPRWIAELSSHFWVMLILALILGAVFMFTAWARHLYAIGSNESAARLTGVPVDWIKFQAYVFSSFTASVASLLLLGYSGSAINAMGTGYELRVIAGTVIGGANLMGGYGTAFGAVIGSAFLEVIRNALLMAGIDSNWQGAFVGMFIVIAVLVGMQTSGTSLLATIREWVVWKRS
- a CDS encoding substrate-binding domain-containing protein — encoded protein: MHKHLLMAAVAFSALMGGQACAQQKFTFALVPKNMNNPFFDQARDGCKKAEAESKGAFQCMYIGPGEHGGGEEQVQIVQDLVAKKVDGIAVAPANAAAMAVALQAAKGAGIPVLTWDSDVLPENKDLRLAYIGTHNYEIGVNIAKIVQTIKPKGGTICIQSGGAAAANHNERMKGIRDTLAGKESAQSPGERLTGQNGWKEIDGCPLYTNDDFPLSVQQFQDIMAKNPSLDAFTPTGGFPQFVPDANRAAVAPFKDKIAKKDLALVVADTLPVQIDQMKEGLSLGQVGQRPFEMGYKTMFALKDVKEGKAAPKDPTYTGLDVCTSKNVDTCIAK
- a CDS encoding IclR family transcriptional regulator; this translates as MKRKPAKDTGEEGGGTAPGGIQALDAALSVLRVLRSFDGPAALSDIAREAGMPPSKVHRYLASFIHAGLAVQKERSGRYDLGREAAELGVAAISRNNFVVRASDELEELAAATGQAALLAVWSHNGPTVVRLERGPNLTTTSIGLGSTFPLLDSATGRIFLAYLPYPQLAARMHHELERAATTGVSWPDLNPDATSVEALTTKIRRERVAYVDGRFIPGLSAISSAITNWQGEIEVAVTLFGTHKELLEPGSATRTALVDFASRHSIAPPAQLGNSSHRAR
- a CDS encoding acyl-CoA thioesterase, producing MFETAFTIEWGDCDEAGIVFYPNYFYWLDCTYQRWLRRHGLSQRELRRRFNSVTPLVNVAAQFIGPARYDDELVVRAEVAEWRERRFRIDYKLSVGNVQVAGGFEQRAWASLTDTGELRGANVPPEFRELLK
- a CDS encoding FAD-dependent monooxygenase — protein: MRLSRIAVLGGGPAGLYFGYLWKRRHPEDQVDVFEQNPEGATWGFGVVFSDKALDFLRADDPETADAVSAGMETWRDITLVHRGERIVLDGVGFSAVGRLDFITQLTERARSAGANLRFGSPVRSVDELAGYDLIVAADGVNSLVRRAYEGDFKTSLSYDDNKFAWYGTTKRFETLTQTFVETELGSFNAHHYRYSPTMSTFIVECDRATWLRAGFAEKTEEEGRAICEKVFADTLEGHPLVNNKSIWRNFPWLWNDRWSHRNMVLVGDALHTAHFSIGSGTRLALEDVIALVNALDNEPRDLRRALEAYETARRPVVEKLVKAARTSAAWYERFAAHMKLAPLDLGYSYITRSGRIDDSQLRAMSPRFMARHDANSLTSINSR
- a CDS encoding benzoate-CoA ligase family protein; the encoded protein is MESIVDHVSDDAPGAQEIGFEIPECYNASEILFDNLKAGRADKVAVYAAAGNTSYGELCVSAARAGNGLSSLGLAAGDRVLLLLNDTAAYPAVFFGAIRAGFVPMLINTLSPRDLIGFYLRDSAAPVAIVDAEYASLFDQETTAGTRLRTLIVLNGDAACEPSSINVLNGDHWFDRFPSELEAAPTRRDDMAFWMYSSGSTGRPKGIVHLQHDMAYTAESFGRHILAIEENDICFSVPKIFFAYGFGNSITFPFSVGASTVLLAGRPEPGAVLDLIERFKPTLFFGLPTLYNALLHHPRIESADLSSVRLCLSAAEVLSQDIFTDWKRRFGLEIVEGLGSTEVLHIYLSNTHAQKKTGTAGKRVPGYEIRLTTPEGEPVVQGQEGVMWIRGHSNAPCYWNRPDKTAQTMREEGWIWTGDRLVEDADGFFTFVGRVDDLIKVSGQWIYPLEIELCLLQHSAIRECAVLGLELPDRRMTTKAFVILRDGHAASETLTRELQDYVKSKLLPYKYPRLIEYRSELPKTGTGKIDRQQLRNAPLDA